The region AGTTTCTTCAGAATATTGTAATTTTAACATTAATGATTGATATACTTTTGCATTATATTTAGAATTAACTCTGAATTTTGCTAAATAATCATTTCCAGAAAAACCGGTATTTTTATTACTAAAATCTATTTTTTTAAAACCGTCCGAAGTTCTATTATTGTATTCTATTAAATACCCAAGTGTTTCATTAGCATCACCTACATTAAAATAGGCATTTCTAGTGTTGAAACTTCCATAATTAAATTGTGCTTTTCCTTTAAAATAGTTTGGAATTTGAGTTGAAACCAAGTTAATTGCACCGCCAGTTGTAAAAGGTCCATATTGAATTTGACTACTTCCTTTTAAAATTTCAATAGCTTGAATGCGATTTATAGTAGGAAAATAATACGCTTCTGATGCTATGTATGGCGCAGGTGCAATTAAAACCCCATCTTCCATTAACGATATTTTAGATGTACGTGTAGGTGCAGTACCACGCAAACCAATACTTGGTCGCTGTCCAAAACCTTCTTCATCTACGATTGTAATTCCAGGTACACTTTGTAAAATTCTATTTACATCGGTATATTTAAAACGCGCAATTTCTTCTGGCGATATAAAATAATTAGTTCCCGATTGATTTTTTGATTTAAACTTACTGCCTATTTCGGCATCAGTAATTATTATTATTTCTTTTAACTGAGTTGAATCAATTGTTTGATTAACTTCTTGAGCAAATGCTGAATTAAAAAAAGGAATACTAATAGCTAGAATTGTAATTTTCTTCATGAATCATTAAAATTTGACGCAAATGTATTAATTTAGAATTAATAAAAATAATATTTCTAATCAAAATGAAACACAAAAATCACAAAACAATATAAATCAATTAGTTATATTTATAATTAGATTTAGTATAAATTATTTTTTAAAATAGTTGTAGCATCAGCTTGTGCTTTTGGTAATATCGTAATATCAGCAAGTTGCACATGTTTTGGCTGATTTACAGCAAAAGCAATGGTTTCTGCAATATCCTCTGCTTTTAATGGATCAAACCCTTCATAAACTTTAGTTGCTTTTTGAGTATCGCCTTTAAAACGCACCAATGAAAACTCGGTTTCTACGACACCTGGTGCAATTGATGTAACTTTAATTCCCAACGGTAAAAAATCTAATCGCATGCCTTTGGTCAGCGCTTCAACAGCCCATTTAGATGCGCAATATGTAGCCCCATTTGTATATGCTTGTTTACCAGCAATGGAAGAAATATTAATAATATGCGCATTTTCAGAATTCTGCAAATAAGGTAAGCATGCTTTAGTAACATATATAACCCCCTTTACATTACTATCTATCATTGCATCTAAATCATTCAAATCAGCGTCTTGAAAACTTGCTAAACCGTGAGCATTACCGGCATTGTTAATTAAAACATCAATATTTTGCCACTCTTTTGGAAGGTTTTCAAACGATTTAAAAACGTCATCTTTATGTACAACATCAAAATTTAAAAGGTAACACTCTGTATTAGTTAACTCAGCTTTAAGTTGAAGCAGTTTTTCATTTCTTCTTCCGCATAATATCAATCTATTGTTGTTTGCTAAAGCTTTTGCAGTAGCGTAACCAATACCAGAACTTGCTCCTGTAATTAAAATTGTTTTCATAGTTTTTTGTAAAAAACAAATTTAAAAAGATTTTTAGTATACTTAATAGCTATTTTAGATATGAATTTAAAAAAAAATGATTGCTTTTGTTTATATTTAAAAAAAGATTGCCCAGTAGGTCTAAGCAATCTTTAAAAAATAAATATGAAATACAAAGTTTTGTTTGTAACAAACCAAAGTTATTGATTTATAATTAATTACACAAAATATTTAACATGAATGAAATTGAATTGTTAAAAATTAATGATTTTAAAAACACAAATAGTGAAAATTCTATTTATGCAAACACGATACTAAATCACTTACAACTGCATCATTCACGTATTGAAAAGCCGCATAAACATAATTTTTATGCAGTATTTTTATTTACAAAAGGTACAGGAATTCATGAAATAGATTTTAATCAATATAAAGTAAATCCGGGTTCGGTATTTTTTTTACAGCCAGGGCAAACACACTCTTGGGAATTGTCTGAGGATGCAGATGGTTTTTTATTTTTTCATTCGACCGATTTTTATGAAACGGCTTATTTAAATCATTCTATAAAAGATTTTCCATTTTTTGAATCGAATTTTACAGAAAAACATATTTTTTTAAACGAAGAACAACTTAAAATTATTCAATTAATATTTGTAAATCTTTATACTGAAACGCTTAAGCAACAAAAAAAATACAAACAATTTATTTTAACATACATTACACAAATCTATATATATTTAAACCGTTTACATGAAAGTCAAAATCAAAACAACAATATACTTTTAAAACATTATCAAAATGTGTTTTCTAATTTTGAAAAACTAGTCGACAGTTTATTTAAAGAAAATAAATCGGCAAGTAAATACGCAGATTTATTAAATATTACACAAAAGCATTTAAATAGAATTGTACAAACTGTAACTCAAAAAACCACTACCCAAATTATTACAGACCGAGTTATTTTAGAAGCAAAACGCGAGTTGCTTTACACCAATCTATCATTAAAAGAAATAGCTTTAAAATTAGGTTATACAGATTATACATACTTCTCGCGACTGTTTAAAAAACATTCAGGAATAAAAGCATCTGAATTTAAAAAGCACTATAATTTAGAAGAATAACTATTGCTCGTTTTCATTTTTATAAAATAAATTAAGCCACATTAAACGCGACATACGGTAATTAAATGTAGACATTAACAAGATTACTACAACAACACCAATAAAAATATTTAAAAAATTTACTTTTAAAAGTAACCCTAATACAAAAACAGCAACCATTTCTGCAACTGTTAAAGCGTAACTCATGTACATTCCACCGTAATAAAACCCAGGTTCTGGATGATAGGAATACCCACATTTAGAACAATTTTCATGCATTACTGGCATTTCTAATAATAACGGATTTCCTTTTTTCTTAAAAACTTTTGTTTGTCCACATTTAGGACAAGTACCGCTTAAAACTTTAGTTACGTAAGACATTTCTTATTAATTTTGTACAAAGATACAGTTAAATGTTTTTTTTTGTGCTTAAAAAAAATCGCAATTAGTTGTACTTTTCAGACATTATTATCATGCATTTAAATAACACAAATCATAAAAGCACCAATTGTTTTATTGCTTTTAACAAAGATATTTCACATATTAAACTACCTGAAAAATTAAACTTTCCGTTTTATTATAATGTACATCCTTTATGTGAAATGGCTGCAAATCAAGTGCAATTTTATTTAGAAAACAACGAAGAACTTAAACATAATTTTGGTTTAAACAACAACAATCATTTATTACCCATTGGAAAAATGTTTGGTGTTTTAGTTGTTAAAAAAGAAAATGAAATTGGTTTTATTACAGCTTATTCAGGTAAATTAGCAAATAGTAATTCAGTTGCATTTTTCGTACCTCCTGTTTTTGATATGCTTTCTCAAAATAGTTATTTTTTAAGAAAGGAAACTGAATTAAACAGTATAAATTACGAAATTGAACTTTTAGAAAACAATAGTGATTTAAATACATTACTTTTAAATTTAGAGGATTTAAAAGCCACTTCAACCATTGAAATTGAATCATTTAAACAACAAATGACCTTTAAAAAAGCTGCACGAAAACAAAAACGATTGCAGCTAAAAGAAACTTGTACAACTGATGAATATGAAATTTTGGAAGCTGATTTAATTAAACAAAGTTTACATGAAAAACATCTTTTAAAAACAATTACGATTGAGTACAAACAAAAACTTGAAAATCTTACCCAAAAAATTGAGTTATTCACTGAAAAAATTACACAATTAAAAGAAGAACGTAAAATAAAATCAAACGCGTTACAAAATTGGTTGTTTACAAACTATACCTTTTTAAATAGTAAAAAAGAAGAAAAATCGTTATTAGAAATATTTAAAAATTCGTTACATAACCATCCGCCTGCTGGTGCGGGTGAATGTTGTGCCCCTAAATTGTTTCAATATGCTTTTAAAAATAATTTAGAACCAATTGCATTAGCTGAATTTTGGTGGGGAGCACCTCCAAAATCTGAAGTTCGTTTACACAAACAATTTTATCCATCGTGTTGGGGCAAGTGCGAACCTATTTTAGGTCATATGTTACAAGGTTTACAGGTTGATGAAAACCCTTTTCTAAACAATCCAGCTAATAATAAAGAGCTTGAAATTGTATACGACGATCCATATCTAGTAATTGTAAATAAACCTGCCGAATTTTTATCGGTTCCAGGTATTCATATAACCGATTCTGTTTATGAACGAATAAAAAACAGATATCCAAATGCAACCGGACCGTTAATTGTTCATAGATTGGATATGTCTACATCGGGGTTAATGGTTTTAGCTAAAAATAAAGATGTACACGAAAATCTTCAAAAGCAATTTATAAAACGCAAGGTCAAAAAAAGCTATATAGCGCTTTTAAATGGTATAGTTAAAAATGATAATGGTTGTATTGAATTGCCTTTAAGAGTAGATTTAGACGATAGACCTAGACAAATTGTTTGCTATGAATACGGTAAAATGGGCATAACCAAATACACTGTTTTAGAACGAAAAGAAAATACAACACGTATTCAATTTTTTCCAATAACCGGCCGTACACATCAATTAAGAGTACATGCAGCACATAATTTAGGCTTAAATACACCAATTATTGGTGATGATTTATATGGTACAAAAGCCAATAGATTACATTTACACGCAAATATGTTAGAATTTTTTCATCCTATTTATAAAGAAAATGTAAGTTTTCAGGTTCAACCTGAATTTTAACTAAACAAAATTTAATAAATTTGTGAATCTTTATAAAGCACATGTATACAGTTGAAGTAAATAATAAAAAAACACGCCAACAGTTTTTAAATTTTCCTAAAAAACTTTACGCAGACGAAAAAAACTGGATTCAACCTTTAAATCAAGACATTGAAAAGGTGTTTGATACCCAAGAAAACAAACTTTTTAAACGCGGTGGAAAAGCAATACGTTGGATACTTTTTAACAGTAATAATGAAATTATTGGTAGAATAGCTGCCTTTATTAATCCTAAATACGAAGGTAAAGCTGCCGTTGGTGGTATTGGCTTTTTTGAATGTATAAACAACCAAAAAGCGGCAAACTATTTATTTAACGAAGCAAAAAAATGGTTTCTTTTAAATGAAATTGAAACCATGGACGGGCCAATTAATTTTGGTGAACGCGATCAATGGTGGGGATTACTTATTGAAGGTTTTCACGAACCACTTTATAATATGAATTACAATTTTCCGTATTATATTGATTTATTTGAAAACTATGGTTTTAAAACTTATTTTAATCAAGAATGTTTTTCTTTACCTATAACACAAAAATTACAACCTAAATTACATGACCGTCATGAAGCTATTGCTAAAGACAGTAATTTTAAAGCAGAGTATTTAAAATTAAATAATTTAGATAAGTATGTTGCCGATTTTGTAACAATTTATAATAAAGCATGGGCAAGCCATGGTGGTGGTAAAGATTTAACCCTTAACCAAGGGAAATTAATTTTTAAAACCATGAAACCGGTTATTGACCCTAAAATTGTATGGTTTGTATATTATAAAAACGAACCAGTTGCATTTTGGTTAAATTTACCTGACTTAAATCAATACTTTAAGCATTTAAATGGAAAATTTGGTATCCTTCAAAAATTACAATTTCTTTGGTATAAAACATTTCAAAAAAGTAAACGCGTTGTTGGTATTGCTTTTGGTGTAGTACCAGAATGGCAAGGTAAAGGAGTTGATAATTTTATGATTATTGAAGGCCAGAAAGTAATGAAAAGTCAGCTGAGTTATACTGATTATGAAATGCAATGGATTGGCGATTTTAACCCTAAAATGATTAATATTGCTAAAGGATTAGGTGCTGAACATAGTAGAAAATTACGTACTTACCGTTACCATTTTGATACTTTAAAACCAGTAGAACGACATAGATTATTAACTAAAAAAGAGGCCTAAGCCTCTTTTTTTATCTTTCAAATTCTTTTAGCGTTTCTGTAATAATACGTACACAATCTAAAAGTTGCTCTTCGTTCATCACCAAAGGTGGTGCAAAACGGATAATATTACCATGTGTTGGTTTTGCTAACAAACCATTATCACGTAAACGCAAACAAATATTCCATGCGGTATCACTATCTTCGGTATCGTTAATTAAAATAGCATTTAACAAGCCTTTTCCGCGAACCAATGAACAAATGGTTGATGTTTGAATATAATCGTTTAATTTTTGTCTGAATAAATTCCCTAAGTTATCGGCGTTTTCTGCAAGTTTTTCATCAATAACTACATCTAACGCAGCCATTGCAACAGCTGCTGCAACAGGATTTCCACCAAAAGTTGAACCATGCTGTCCTGGTTTAATCACATTCATTACTGCATCGTTAGCTAATACTGCAGAAACAGGATACATACCCCCAGAAAGTGCTTTTCCTAAAATTAAAACATCGGGTTGTATATTTTCATGATCAACAGCCAACATTTTACCTGTACGCGCAATTCCCGTTTGAACTTCATCTGCTATAAACAACACATTATTTTGTTTACACAATTCATATGCCGCAGTTAAATATCCAGTATCTGGCACAAAAACGCCTGCTTCTCCTTGAATTGGCTCAACTAAAAAACCTGCAACATTTTGGTTACCTATAACTTCTTTTAAGGCTTCAACATTATTATAAGGTATGCGAACAAAACCTTCGGTATATGGACCGTAATTTTTACGGGCATCTTGATCGTTTGAGAACGAAATAATGGTAGTTGTTCTTCCGTGAAAATTATTTTCGCAAACAATAATCACAGCTTCTTGTTCTTTAATTTTTTTTACTTCGTATGCCCATTTTCTGGTTAATTTAATAGCTGTTTCTACAGCTTCCGCACCCGAATTCATTGGTAAAACCTTATCAAACCCAAATAATTTGGTTATTTTCTCTTCATAAGGTCCTAATTTATCGTTATAAAAAGCGCGCGAAGTTAAGGTAAGTTGTTCAGCTTGCTTTGTAATAGCTTCTACTAATTTAGGATGGCAATGCCCTTGATTTACTGCTGAATATGCCGATAAAAAATCGTAATATTTTTTTCCTTCAACATCCCAAACAAAAACCCCCTCGCCTTTTGATAATACAACCGGTAGCGGATGGTAATTATGCGCCCCGTATTTTTCTTCTAATGCAATTGCATCGTTACTTGATAAACTATTCATTACTATTAGTTTATAAAATTTAAATTAAGTAATTCCTTCTTAAATTGGAGAGAAATCATCCAATGTGCAAGTTAATAAAAACATATCTTTTAAAAAATTTAATATACGCATTTTTAAAAACAATATAAATTACAAACGTTTGAAAAATGTTAGTAAACAATTAGTATTTTTGCATCATGGGAAGAAAAAAAACAGACAAAATCGTATTCGAAAACGTTGAAGTCCTTGATGCAGGAGCAAAAGGCGTATCGGTTGGTAAAGCTGCCGATGGTAAAGTAATTTTTATTCCGAATGTAGTTCCGGGAGATGTAGTTGATGTGCAAACTTTTAAAAAACGCAAAGCGTATTACGAAGGTAAAGCGGTTGTTTTTCATAAGTTTTCTGATAAACGTGTGGAGCCCGTTTGTGAACATTTTGGAGCTTGTGGTGGTTGCAAATGGCAAAACATGGATTATAAATTTCAGTTAGGCTACAAACATCAAGAAGTTGAAAATAATTTAAAACGAATTGGTAAAATTGAATTACCACAATTTGAACCTATTTTAGGTTCGGAAAAGCAATTTTTTTACCGAAATAAAATGGAGTTTTCTTTCTCTAACGCACGTTGGTTAACCGATGCTGAAATTCAATCGGGTGAAGAATTAGGTAAAGAAAATGCATTAGGTTTTCACATTCCAAAAATGTGGGACAAAATTCTTGACATTAAAAAGTGTCACTTACAACAAGATCCTTCTAACGCAATACGTAACGAAATTCGAGCTTTTGCAAACACAAATGGCTTAGAATTTTACAATCCGCGTGAAAACAGTGGTTTATTACGTACTTTAATGATTAGAACAGCATCTACAGGTGAAATTATGGTGTTGATTCAATTTTTTAAAGAAGACAAGCAAAAACGCGAATTGCTTTTAAATTTTATTAAGGATCGCTTTCCAGAAATCACTTCGTTACAATATGTAATAAACAGTAAATTAAACGATACCATTTACGATCAAAATGTATTTTGTTTCTATGGACGCGATTATATTTTAGAAGAAATGGAAGGTTTACAATTTAGTATAAATGCAAAATCGTTTTACCAAACAAATTCTGAACAAGCTTATGAATTGTACAGCATTACTCGTGATTTTGCTGGCTTAACTGGTGAAGAATTGGTTTACGATTTGTATACTGGTACAGGAACCATTGCTCAATTTGTATCTAAAAAAGCAAAAAAAGTTATAGGTGTTGAAGCCGTGCCCGAAGCAATTGCTGATGCTAAAATTAATGCAGAACGCAACAACATTACCAATTGTGAATTTTTTGTAGGAGATATGAAAAATGTGTTTAACGATGAATTTATTGCACAACACGGACAACCAGATGTAATTATTACCGACCCGCCACGCGATGGAATGCATAAAGATGTGGTGGCGCAAATTTTAAAAATTGCTCCTAAAAAAGTTGTTTATGTAAGTTGTAATTCAGCTACACAAGCACGTGATTTGGCTTTAATGGATGAATTGTATAAAGTAGTTCGTGTACGCCCAGTAGATATGTTTCCACAAACACATCACGTTGAAAATGTAGTTTTATTAGAAAAACGATAATTTAAAACGGGAATCTCAAAACAATGAGATTCCCGTTTTTAAATTTAGATAAATAAATACTTAAACTACAATAAATTTGAAATTACCATTTTTGCAACAACTTTAAATATATTTGAACTTTGGTATTTCTATTGAGTTTAAGTTCCCGTTACTTTCGGCAATAAGCAAGTCGATATTTGTAATATTTTTAAAACAAAATGAGTTATAAATTATTTACAAAATACAACTCCAAAAAAAAAATAAGTTTTGAAATTATATATTTAGTTTCAATTTGTATATTTATTTTACTTGTTCATATCTTTAATTTTGAAAATTCTTTTGTTAATTGGATTTCTTTTACATTGTTTATAATAATAATGTTATTAATCCCATTATCTATTATATACAATATTTTTAGTTTTTTTCGGTTTGAAAAGTTAAATGGAGATTTAAATCAGACTTTAGATTTTTCAAAAGAAGGTATTATTATCAATAATCACTTATATTCTATAAATTCTATAAAAAAAATTGAAATAAATACATTCGATTATAAAGGCCGTTCCATTAATCATCGTAGAGCTTTTAAGGCAAAAAAATCAAATGGAACCCGAAATGAATTAAAAATTACATTCAATGACAATACTTCAAAACACATTTATTTCCAGCAACTTTACAAAAATCAGATACATAATGAAAAGTTTATTCTAATTGAGTATTGCAATCTTGAAAAAATAAATTATTTAAATCTATTAGATATCTTGAAAATAAATAAATATGAAGAAATAAAAATTTTCAAAGAGAAATATTTAAATCAATTTAAAAAAACAACATCAAATAATTAATCCTCTATTTAAAGGAAGAGCTTTAACTGAATTTGTAAATAAACTTATAAACTAAAGAGTAATAAATTAAAAAACGTCTCAAATTATTAATATTGAGACGTTTTTTTTAATTTACTTAATTGGAATGTTTTGCAAAATTTCTAAAACAAAATTCCAATATTTTTGAACTGATGAAATGGAAACACGTTCTTCTGGTGAATGTGCTCCACGAATGTTAGGACCAAACGAAATCATTTTCATATCGGGATAATTTGTACCTAAAATACCACATTCTAAACCAGCGTGGCATGCCACAACATTAGCTTTTTTACCATTTTGTTTTTGATACAATTCATCTAAAACTTTTAAAATTGATGAATTTGGATTGGGTGTCCAACCTGGATATGAACCCGAAAAAGTAACTTCGCAACCCATTAATTCAAAGGCAGAACGTAAAGCATTAGCTAAATCAAACTTAGAAGTTTCTACAGATGATCTGGTTAAACATTGAATTTGTAATTTACCATTTGCAACCGTAACTTTTGCAATATTATTTGATGTTTCTACTAAATCATCAAAATCAGCACTCATTCTATAAACTCCGTTGTGAGCGGTGTAAAGCGCACGAACTAAATAAAATTGAGCCATTGCAGGCATTACTTTATTTGGTAAAGTATCTTGTTTTTCAAAAATAATTTCCAAATTTGGTTCTGTAGTAGCAAACTCAGTTTTAATTTCGTGTACTATTTTTTGCATATCAAATACAAACGATTCGTCGTACATTTTTGCAATAATAACATCTGCAACACTTTCACGCGGAATAGCGTTACGCAAACTACCACCATTTATGCTGGCAATTTGTAAACCAAAATTATCAAAGCTGTTAAATAACAATCTATTCATAATTTTGTTGGCATTACCTAAGCCTTTATGAATATCCATACCTGAATGTCCACCTTTTAAGCCTTTAACAGTAATTTTGTAAGCAACCGAACCGTCTGGTAAATCTTCTTCTTCATAATCAGCAATAGCTGTAACATCTACTCCGCCGGCACAACCAATATCAATCTCTTCATCGTCTTCGGTGTCTAAATTTAATAAAATATCCCCTTCAAGTAATCCGCCTTTTAAGCCCATTGCTCCGGTCATACCCGTTTCTTCATCAATAGTAAACAGCGCTTCAATAGCTGGGTGTTTAATTTCGGTTGATGCTAAAACAGCCATGATAGTTGCTACACCAATTCCGTTATCAGCTCCTAAAGTGGTTCCATTTGCACGTACCCAATCGCCGTCGATATACATTTCGATACCTTGGTTGTCAAAATCAAAAACGGTGTCGTTATTTTTTTGGTGTACCATATCTAAATGCGATTGCATTACAATGGTTTTGCGATTTTCCATACCAGCAGTAGCCGGTTTTTTTATAATTACATTACCAACTTCATCAACAATGGTTTCTAAACCTAAATTTTCACCAAATTGTTTCATAAAAGCAATAACTCGTTCTTCTTTTTTAGAAGGACGTGGAACAGCATTTAAATCGGCAAAATGATTCCACAACGGAAGTGGTTCTAAATTGCGAATATCTTGACTCATATTTTTTAAAATTTTATCAAAGTTAGCTATTATTAAATAAAAAAGCCACTTTAAACTTTGTTTAAAATGGCTTTGCATACAAAATAAAACAATAATTATTTTTTTAGGCAACTATATATTTGGTAAATATTTTTTCGGCTTTTTTCTTTGTTACTTCTTTTTTATATTTTTTTTCAGAATCAATATAAAAAACGGGGGCACTTTTACACATACCTTGGCATTTCATTTTTTGTAGCGATACGCATTTATTAAGTCCGTTATCGCACAATAATTCTTTTAAGCATGATTTTGCTTCTTCATTATATCTGCAGCATTTTTTTCCATCGCAAAAATAAATTACTTCATTAAAAGATTTACATTTACTCATAATCATTATCTTTATCGAGTACAAATATAAATAATAATTTTTATTTGTTCTAAATAAAATATAAAAATGAATAAAAAATATTTCATCATATCTTTTACAGCAAGTTTATTAATATTAAGTTATTTATATACTAATAATTACACTTCTTTTTTTAATGATTATTACAATAAAAACATTTATGTGTATTTAGATAAATTTTTAAGTTTTTTTTCGATTGTTCCCTTTTCAGTAGGCGATTTATTGTATGCAATCGTAGTATTATTTATTCTGCTTAAAAGTTATAATCTAATTAAGTTAAAAAAATATATAAAATTATTTTACGTTTTATCATGCTGCATAATAACTTTTTTAGCATTGTTTCAGCTATTTTGGGGCTTTAATAATTATAAATACAGCGTTGCAAATCAATTAAAATTGGAAAATAATTATTCTAAATCTGATTTGGATTCGATAACGAATAGATTAATTTATATTGTAAACAAACAACAAACTGCTATTACCAAAAACACAGAAAAAAAAGTAGAAATTAAGCTTGATTTAGACAATTTTAATTGTGTAGCAAAACAGAATTATACAAAACTACCTGAAAATTTAAAAAGCATTTTAATTGAAAACAAAATTAATAAAGTAAAACCTTCTTTATATTCACACGTATTGTCGTATGCAGGATTTAGTGGTTATTTTAACCCATTTACACATGAAAACCAAGTTAATATAAAAATACCAACAGTTGGTATGCCTGTAACTGTTGCACATGAAATGGCCCATCAATTAGGAATTGCTAGTGAAGCCGAAGCAAACTTTTTTGGATATAAAAACATGTTGCAAAGCAATGAATTACATTTTAAATATGCTGCAAATTTGTACGCTTTAAAGTATTGCTTAAAAGAGTATAAAATAGAAAACGAAGAAACTTATCAATTACTTTTTAATCAATTAAACAAAGGCGTTCAGGAAAATATACTTGAAAGCGAATTGTTTTGGAAAAATAAACGAAATGTTTCTTCGTATGTTTTAAAATATATGTATGGAACTTTTTTAAAAATGAACAATCAAAAAGAAGGCATTAGATCTTATAATAAATTTGTTGATTTATTGATAAATTACAACAAAAAATATCCGAAAGACGCTTCCTTTTATTAATTATTAATTCGGTTTTTACGGAAAGGACGAATAATTACACGTGATTCACGATCAAAAACAAAGTAATTGTATACCCAACTCCAAAATACCAATGATTTATTTTTAAAGCCAATAAGTGAAAATAAATGAACAAACATCCAAACAAACCATGCAAAAACCCCGTTAAAATGTAACTTAGGTAAATCTACAACAGCTTTGTTTCTACCAATTGTTGCCATTGACCCTTTATCGTTGTAAACAAATTTTTTAAGTGATTGCTTTTTTTCTAAACGTTCTAAATTTTCAGCTAATAAAGCACCTTGTTGAATTGCTGGTTGTGCCATCATTGGATGCCCATATTGGTATTTTTCACCATACATTGCAGCTACATCTCCAATAGCAAAAATATCTGTAAAACCTTCAACTTGGTTAAATTCATTAACCTTTATACGTGAAGCACGATCTAAAGTTCTATCTATTCCGCTTACGGGTGCTCCTTTTACTCCTGCAGACCAAATTAAGGCTTGGGTTTCAAAAACTAAACTGTTTTTAGTTTCTACTTTATTTCCATCGTAATTAGTTACAATGGTTTTTAAATGAATTTTAACACCTAGATTCTTTAAAAATTTTTCGGCTGCTTTTGACGATTTACGCGACATTGCATCAAGTATATTTTCAGAACCTTGCACTAAATTAATTTCCATTTGTGATATATCTAAATCTGGATAATCTTTAGGAAAAACAGCATTTTTCATTTCGGCTAAAGCACCGGCTAACTCCACCCCTGTTGGTCCGGCACCAACAATAACAAAATTCATAAGTGCCTTGCGCAATTGTAAATCATTAGTTTGTAACGCTAGTTCAAAATTTTCTAAAATTAAACTCCTTAAGTTTAAAGCTTCGGGTATGGTTTTCATAACCATACTATTTTTTTCTATTTGGGTATTGCCAAAATAATTATTTGTTGAACCTGTCGCAATAACAACATAATCGTAATATATGGTGCCAATATCGGTAATTATTTTTTTGTTATCGGTATCTAACTTTTCAACCAATGCCATTCTAAAAAAGGCTTCTTTATAATCTTGAACAATTTTGCGTAAAGGATAAGCAATGGCTCCCGATTCTAAT is a window of Myroides sp. JBRI-B21084 DNA encoding:
- a CDS encoding SDR family NAD(P)-dependent oxidoreductase is translated as MKTILITGASSGIGYATAKALANNNRLILCGRRNEKLLQLKAELTNTECYLLNFDVVHKDDVFKSFENLPKEWQNIDVLINNAGNAHGLASFQDADLNDLDAMIDSNVKGVIYVTKACLPYLQNSENAHIINISSIAGKQAYTNGATYCASKWAVEALTKGMRLDFLPLGIKVTSIAPGVVETEFSLVRFKGDTQKATKVYEGFDPLKAEDIAETIAFAVNQPKHVQLADITILPKAQADATTILKNNLY
- a CDS encoding AraC family transcriptional regulator — translated: MNEIELLKINDFKNTNSENSIYANTILNHLQLHHSRIEKPHKHNFYAVFLFTKGTGIHEIDFNQYKVNPGSVFFLQPGQTHSWELSEDADGFLFFHSTDFYETAYLNHSIKDFPFFESNFTEKHIFLNEEQLKIIQLIFVNLYTETLKQQKKYKQFILTYITQIYIYLNRLHESQNQNNNILLKHYQNVFSNFEKLVDSLFKENKSASKYADLLNITQKHLNRIVQTVTQKTTTQIITDRVILEAKRELLYTNLSLKEIALKLGYTDYTYFSRLFKKHSGIKASEFKKHYNLEE
- a CDS encoding DUF983 domain-containing protein produces the protein MSYVTKVLSGTCPKCGQTKVFKKKGNPLLLEMPVMHENCSKCGYSYHPEPGFYYGGMYMSYALTVAEMVAVFVLGLLLKVNFLNIFIGVVVVILLMSTFNYRMSRLMWLNLFYKNENEQ
- a CDS encoding RluA family pseudouridine synthase, whose product is MHLNNTNHKSTNCFIAFNKDISHIKLPEKLNFPFYYNVHPLCEMAANQVQFYLENNEELKHNFGLNNNNHLLPIGKMFGVLVVKKENEIGFITAYSGKLANSNSVAFFVPPVFDMLSQNSYFLRKETELNSINYEIELLENNSDLNTLLLNLEDLKATSTIEIESFKQQMTFKKAARKQKRLQLKETCTTDEYEILEADLIKQSLHEKHLLKTITIEYKQKLENLTQKIELFTEKITQLKEERKIKSNALQNWLFTNYTFLNSKKEEKSLLEIFKNSLHNHPPAGAGECCAPKLFQYAFKNNLEPIALAEFWWGAPPKSEVRLHKQFYPSCWGKCEPILGHMLQGLQVDENPFLNNPANNKELEIVYDDPYLVIVNKPAEFLSVPGIHITDSVYERIKNRYPNATGPLIVHRLDMSTSGLMVLAKNKDVHENLQKQFIKRKVKKSYIALLNGIVKNDNGCIELPLRVDLDDRPRQIVCYEYGKMGITKYTVLERKENTTRIQFFPITGRTHQLRVHAAHNLGLNTPIIGDDLYGTKANRLHLHANMLEFFHPIYKENVSFQVQPEF
- the rocD gene encoding ornithine--oxo-acid transaminase, which codes for MNSLSSNDAIALEEKYGAHNYHPLPVVLSKGEGVFVWDVEGKKYYDFLSAYSAVNQGHCHPKLVEAITKQAEQLTLTSRAFYNDKLGPYEEKITKLFGFDKVLPMNSGAEAVETAIKLTRKWAYEVKKIKEQEAVIIVCENNFHGRTTTIISFSNDQDARKNYGPYTEGFVRIPYNNVEALKEVIGNQNVAGFLVEPIQGEAGVFVPDTGYLTAAYELCKQNNVLFIADEVQTGIARTGKMLAVDHENIQPDVLILGKALSGGMYPVSAVLANDAVMNVIKPGQHGSTFGGNPVAAAVAMAALDVVIDEKLAENADNLGNLFRQKLNDYIQTSTICSLVRGKGLLNAILINDTEDSDTAWNICLRLRDNGLLAKPTHGNIIRFAPPLVMNEEQLLDCVRIITETLKEFER